In Kryptolebias marmoratus isolate JLee-2015 linkage group LG11, ASM164957v2, whole genome shotgun sequence, the following proteins share a genomic window:
- the LOC108243439 gene encoding cholesteryl ester transfer protein: MPGDVFQLLLLLLSTMFGPTHGCLKDPASGYKLTGIVCRLTYDAAAVLNEKTTKVIEAAFQHARYPSMKGEKSLLIIGRVLYGLDNLEIHNLSIGRSAFELRPGEGVGLEISNVSAVFRGTIKYGYGSWLVNVQQTVDFELQTQIDLGINPKLYCGKSRVAADTSDCFLNFHKFQLFLQGDKEPNWLKRLFTNFITFTVKLVVKGQICKEINKVADILADFVQDTAADFVSDGSISVDIDINTAPVITASYIESYHKGLTIYNNTSSVINESVFHPDQLTSHRMLYFWLSDDVFNPLIAAAHQDGRLRLNISSEELTKLFRTSLSSVVPQQMEKCLLESGSSELRVWTSSVPSLSTSSTGTTVWAQLSAELDCDGQTAPTLFFQTNVSVEITVSYADKKLFLHGKPREIFVLKPELPSQNQQLNAEFIREAVEKIGLPKVLSVLEIELTRLLDKQGTNLFDIYNPEVLHRDGYVVIQMDFGFPHHLLVNFLKKTLQ; the protein is encoded by the exons ATGCCTGGAGATgttttccagctgctgctgctgctgctctcgaCGATGTTCGGACCGACCCACGGCTGCCTGAAGGACCCGGCTTCAGGCTACAAACTCACCGGGATCGTGTGCAGACTGACCTAcgatgctgctgctgtgt TGAACGAGAAAACCACCAAAGTGATCGAGGCAGCATTTCAGCACGCTCGGTACCCCAGCATGAAGGGAGAGAAGTCGCTCCTCATCATTGGCAGGGTCCTGTACGGCCTGGACAa TTTGGAGATTCACAACCTGTCGATTGGTCGGAGCGCCTTTGAGCTGCGTCCAGGGGAAGGGGTCGGTCTGGAGATAAGTAACGTGTCTGCCGTGTTCAGAGGGACCATCAAGTATGGATACGGCAGCTGGCT aGTCAATGTTCAGCAGACTGTTGATTTTGAGCTGCAGACTCAGATTGATCTTGGAATCAACCCAAAACTTT ATTGTGGTAAATCAAGAGTGGCAGCAGATACGTCCGACTGTTTCCTGAACTTTCATAAGTTTCAACTTTTCCTGCAGGGAGACAAAGA GCCAAACTGGCTGAAGAGGCTCTTTACCAACTTCATCACCTTCACCGTGAAGCTGGTGGTCAAAGGTCAG ATCTGTAAGGAGATCAACAAGGTGGCAGACATCCTGGCTGACTTCGTTCAGGACACAGCAG CGGACTTCGTCTCTGATGGGAGCATCAGTGTGGACATCGATATAAATACTGCTCCCGTCATCACAGCCAGCTACATAGAATCATACCACAAG GGCCTGACGATCTACAACAACACTTCATCTGTCATCAATGAGTCTGTTTTCCATCCAGATCAGCTGACTTCCCACAGGATGCTTTACTTCTGGTTGTCAG ATGATGTCTTCAATCCTCTGATTGCAGCTGCTCATCAGGACGGACGTTTGCGTCTCAACATCTCGTCAGAAGAGCTCACT aaactCTTCAGGACGAGTCTCTCCAGCGTCGTGCCTCAACAGATGGAAAAG TGTCTGCTGGAATCAGGTTCCTCAGAGCTGAGAGTCTGGACCTCCTCTGTTCCCTCCCTGAGCACCTCCTCCACAGGAACCACGGTCTGGGCTCAGCTTTCTGCAGAGCTCGACTGCGACGGTCAGACCGCACCGACTCTCTTCTTTCAAACG AACGTCTCGGTGGAAATCACAGTTTCTTACGCTGACAAGAAACTCTTCCTGCACGGTAAACCGCGAGA GATCTTTGTGCTCAAACCTGAGCTGCCGTCACAAAATCAACag CTAAACGCCGAGTTCATCCGAGAAGCTGTGGAGAAAATAGGCCTCCCCAAAGTTCTGTCTG TTCTTGAGATCGAGCTGACCAGGCTGTTGGACAAACAGGGAACGAACCTGTTTGATATCTATAACCCTGAAGTGCTTCACCGGGAC GGTTACGTCGTGATTCAGATGGATTTTGGTTTCCCTCATCACCTCCTGGTCAACTTCCTCAAAAAGACCCTTCAGTAG